Proteins encoded together in one Chrysemys picta bellii isolate R12L10 chromosome 22, ASM1138683v2, whole genome shotgun sequence window:
- the PRKAG1 gene encoding 5'-AMP-activated protein kinase subunit gamma-1 isoform X2, whose protein sequence is MKSHRCYDLIPTSSKLVVFDTSLQVKKAFFALVTNGVRAAPLWDSKKQSFVGMLTITDFINILHRYYKSAMVQIYELEEHKIETWREVYLQDSFKPLVCISPNASLFDAVSSLIQNKIHRLPVIDPDSGNTLYILTHKRILKFLKLFITEVPKPEFMAKTLEQLKIGTYANIALVRPNTPLYVALGIFVQHRVSALPVVDESGRVVDIYSKFDVINLAAEKTYNNLDVTVTQALQHRSHYFEGVLKCYKHETLETIINRLVEAEVHRLVVVDENEVVKGIVSLSDILQALVLPGGPWP, encoded by the exons ATGAAGTCGCATCGCTGCTACGACCTGATCCCCACCAGCTCCAAGCTGGTCGTCTTCGACACCTCCCTGCAG GTGAAGAAAGCCTTCTTCGCGCTGGTCACCAACGGCGTGCGGGCCGCCCCGCTCTGGGACAGCAAGAAGCAAAGCTTTGTGG GGATGCTGACCATCACCGACTTCATCAACATCCTCCATCGCTACTACAAGTCGGCCATG GTTCAAATCTACGAGCTGGAGGAGCATAAAATCGAAACGTGGCGAG agGTGTATCTGCAAGACTCCTTCAAACCGCTGGTCTGCATCTCCCCCAATGCCAG CCTCTTCGACGCCGTCTCCTCGCTGATCCAGAACAAGATCCACCGGCTGCCCGTCATCGACCCGGACTCGGGGAACACCCTCTACATCCTCACACACAAACGCATCCTCAAGTTCCTCAAGCTGTTT ATAACGGAGGTCCCGAAGCCAGAATTcatggccaaaaccctggagcagcTGAAGATTGGCACCTACGCCAACATCGCCTTGGTGCGCCCCAACACGCCGCTCTACGTGGCGTTGGGCATCTTCGTGCAGCACCGCGTCTCTGCCCTACCCGTGGTGGACGAGTCag GTCGGGTCGTGGACATTTACTCCAAGTTTGACGTCATT AACCTGGCGGCCGAGAAGACGTACAACAACCTGGATGTGACGGTGACGCAGGCGTTGCAGCATCGCTCGCACTACTTCGAGGGGGTGTTGAAGTGCTACAAACATGAGACCCTGGAGACCATCATCAACCGCCTGGTGGAGGCCGAG GTCCATAGGCTGGTGGTGGTGGACGAGAACGAAGTGGTGAAGGGCATCGTCTCCCTCTCTGACATCCTGCAGGCGCTGGTGCTCCCGGGCGGGCCCTGGCCCTGA
- the PRKAG1 gene encoding 5'-AMP-activated protein kinase subunit gamma-1 isoform X1: MEAGPVPESVAEKCPLAPEDVEPSSGVYSCFMKSHRCYDLIPTSSKLVVFDTSLQVKKAFFALVTNGVRAAPLWDSKKQSFVGMLTITDFINILHRYYKSAMVQIYELEEHKIETWREVYLQDSFKPLVCISPNASLFDAVSSLIQNKIHRLPVIDPDSGNTLYILTHKRILKFLKLFITEVPKPEFMAKTLEQLKIGTYANIALVRPNTPLYVALGIFVQHRVSALPVVDESGRVVDIYSKFDVINLAAEKTYNNLDVTVTQALQHRSHYFEGVLKCYKHETLETIINRLVEAEVHRLVVVDENEVVKGIVSLSDILQALVLPGGPWP, from the exons ATGGAGGCG GGCCCGGTTCCGGAGAGCGTTGCTGAGAAGTGCCCCCTGGCGCCGGAAG ACGTGGAGCCCAGCAGCGGGGTGTACTCCTGCTTCATGAAGTCGCATCGCTGCTACGACCTGATCCCCACCAGCTCCAAGCTGGTCGTCTTCGACACCTCCCTGCAG GTGAAGAAAGCCTTCTTCGCGCTGGTCACCAACGGCGTGCGGGCCGCCCCGCTCTGGGACAGCAAGAAGCAAAGCTTTGTGG GGATGCTGACCATCACCGACTTCATCAACATCCTCCATCGCTACTACAAGTCGGCCATG GTTCAAATCTACGAGCTGGAGGAGCATAAAATCGAAACGTGGCGAG agGTGTATCTGCAAGACTCCTTCAAACCGCTGGTCTGCATCTCCCCCAATGCCAG CCTCTTCGACGCCGTCTCCTCGCTGATCCAGAACAAGATCCACCGGCTGCCCGTCATCGACCCGGACTCGGGGAACACCCTCTACATCCTCACACACAAACGCATCCTCAAGTTCCTCAAGCTGTTT ATAACGGAGGTCCCGAAGCCAGAATTcatggccaaaaccctggagcagcTGAAGATTGGCACCTACGCCAACATCGCCTTGGTGCGCCCCAACACGCCGCTCTACGTGGCGTTGGGCATCTTCGTGCAGCACCGCGTCTCTGCCCTACCCGTGGTGGACGAGTCag GTCGGGTCGTGGACATTTACTCCAAGTTTGACGTCATT AACCTGGCGGCCGAGAAGACGTACAACAACCTGGATGTGACGGTGACGCAGGCGTTGCAGCATCGCTCGCACTACTTCGAGGGGGTGTTGAAGTGCTACAAACATGAGACCCTGGAGACCATCATCAACCGCCTGGTGGAGGCCGAG GTCCATAGGCTGGTGGTGGTGGACGAGAACGAAGTGGTGAAGGGCATCGTCTCCCTCTCTGACATCCTGCAGGCGCTGGTGCTCCCGGGCGGGCCCTGGCCCTGA